cattttttttctttttctaagaattaaTAACCTCCTGTATCATTATGagggaaataaaatcaaaggtTCAAAACTTACGTATCCTGGACATAACCTCTTAGTTTCTTCAGTGCATTGAATTGTTGCCTTCCAATTCTAAAACAAATCAGAGAGTACAACACAaaaatgttgtttgttttccaaGCAGTTCATGTCACAGTATTGTATTCATGTTTCATTGAGATGTCAAAGGTAAAGGCAAGTTCCACATACCTTTCATTTGATTCAATCATATATGACAAGAACTCTTCATCTTCCTTCAGGATATGCAATGGGACAATCTGAAAAGCCAAATAATAACACTTGATGTTCATTTCCCTTTTTAGCACAGGTTATCAACACTTAATATTGTTTTATATCCCACTGTACAAGGCTTTCTTTGGTGAATTTAGTGGACCATACTCTACTACTGTACATGACTGGCCAAAATTTagtgtttttcttgttgctAAAATCCTATTTTACAGCCGATCAAGTTCTCAACTTGctcgagaaaataaaaattcttctcttttctttataTTGCGCATTACAGCAAAAAGTGCTTACATCTGAAGTAAAAGTTGATCTCTAACTTACTTGTTCTCCTTTCAATGTGCGTCAGTCATAGTGGGCacattattaaaaataaatatttcatcataTGATAATTCTCATGTGTTTGGTTCATAGAGTAAGTTACGAACCCCTAACACGTTAGTTAAAGTTACATCCTATTCTTAAAATGATAAACCATCcacaatagaaaaacaaaaggccTAACTCTTACATGCTAATTAGGTAGATGTATCAAGCTTATGCCCGcatgtgtgatttttttgacatgcacattttttattgtttgcaCTAGCATGCAATTTTTGGCACGTTTTATGTGCATTTTTATTGGTTAACGTATATCCGAGCAgtactttattttcaaaacagtaaCATTAAACTGAATAGCAAACCTCATTTACATCCTCCACAGCTCCagcttttaatttattaattctGACATTCACATTAAACATGTGCTCATGAACAGCTTCAATGTTTCCACGAAGACCTTTGCATACTAGATATCTATATGAAGGAAATATTACATTCTTTAGGTAAACCAGTTCAAAATATCAATTCTCACTACTGTTTGTCACATAGTTCTTAAAGAAAGGTTCTAAGAAGTTGAAGTCCACATTGAATAACATTCACCTCGTCCGCACTGAATCCAGATTTAATTTGTGTCAGAAACCAGAAAAACCTTGAATAAAACCCCTTTATGTAGAACAACAACAGCTgcgcaaaaaatttttaaaaaatggaatgCTAGCAAAGCATTAATGACTGGGAAAAGAGGAACTGCTTGTTGTTTATTTGAACACATACCTCTCAGAGTTTGCTGGTCTGCTGGTTACAGGTTTGAAGACATATACCTCATCAAATGCTCGGTACATTAGGTACACAAGACCAACACTGAACGTAGTGAACACATCAAACAACTTGCAGACAAAGTGGCCTCCTTAAAATCAGAGAGGGTACAACAAAATTAGAGCTGTTTCATTGTAAATCCGTATCAGCCACTCTCTGAAAAATTGACCGGCCATGTTCAATGAATTAGGAATAAAGATTCCTTACCTTGTCTTAGTATGGATATTGCACAAAGGAATTGGCATAAATACAACTGTTTGCTGAGAATCTCTTGTATATTTTCCTGCCCTTCCACAGAGAAACCCTGCCAACAAAAAAGAGTAATCTTACATGAATGAAGAGAGTGTGTGTTAAAAAATTGGTCACAAGTTGAGGAGCAGAAAAAGGTTTGAGTTCCTTGTAATTTTGAGCTTCAAACATTCCAGTTTTGTGGGAAAAGACTCTGTCAATGGAGCTGCAAAGAATTTGTAAGCATATGCATGCTACTATTAATAGAAGGATCTTATGTGAGGAGAATCATGCATGCTCAAACCAGCAGTATCCAAAGTACTCAGAGTGgtgataaagtaaaaaaatggaaaattttgagcTTGTTGAGTGAATCATTATCTGTCTCATGTGTAGTATGACTGTTGATTTTTCTGGATATCATTTCTCAATATGGCCCACCATattaaaaagtttgtttgaattggaATTTTCCCCCCCTGATTGAAATCAGAGATTAAATATTGTTCGTATGGAACCTTGTCTTTTCCCACTCAGATTTAAAGCCTGCACACTTCATGCTTAGGCCATAAATCTGAgcataaaaagtatttttgtaaCTTATGGTAAAGACCTTCAACTCAGTTAGTAATAGGCATGAAGAATGgctgattaaccctttaagtcccactagtgacttagaaagaatttctccttacactatcagtacgatatcaagcagacaagtgatgagaaaaaagaaagacatcaattaggggattacttgttgatccaattccaaattctccaaactaacttcatatgaattgtatgggacacagtaaggagagttactaatgagatcttgggagctaaagggttaacactgTGCCATATGTATTTATCAGCATCAGTTGCACAAAGATCCAGGTTGATATCAacatgaaattgtcaaaatGACCTGTTCTGAAATTAACTTACACCATCTGCCATCACAAAATGAACTCctttgttatcagttgactccATCACAAATCTTCTGAACTCAATCAGATTATCTTCATTGAAGATGTCTCCATCATCATTTGCTCCTAAAGTACATTCAAATTATTCAGTATGCAAAAAATTTTATGTccaaaattaacttaaaatacTGGGAGACACTTCCCCACGTGAGAGAAACATTACTTCAAtctcaaaatttttcctcttacCATAATGTGGCTCAAATGTTTCTGGCGTTCCAGCTAAGAACTCTTCAAGCTTAAAATCATTGTCACCTTGGAAGGAAAAGCATGATGTAAATAATGATGgatgaattaattatttgaattattatgtGGCATTAATGCAAGCATCCAGTCATACTGAACAATCAGATTATGTGAAAGATTTCTATTGTGTTATGGTTGAGGAGAAAGCCCTAACCAACTATCACACCTAGAGATCAAGAGAAAAAATCACAACCAGACatgctgatgtttttttgtattattttgttcacCATCTCACACTAGTAGGCTGTTCACTTTGTTCAATATCTATTACGGATTAGATCTAGATATTGCAAGTATTGTAGCCAATCAGACTGCAACACTTAATATTAGTTAAACAGAAGTTCAACACTAGTAGATTTATGCTTGCTCAATAacttacatttcttcaataagcAGAATGATTCACCACAATTAATTTCAacatttcttatcatttttaattaaaagtagTCAACAGGCCTTGGCAGGAAGAACTGTCAGTACCTCTTAAAGTGAAGCCAAACCCTTTAGCTTGCCAGCCCTTTCGCCACAGAACATACTCTGAAAAACCACCAGGTCCAGCACAAATATCCGCAAAGTATAATAAATCATTTGGTCCAACCACATCCCTctacaataaaattgaaaaataatgtcATAGTTACAGTACTGCCCCTTAATCAAACACTTAAGtcagaagaataaaggaaatgatcatcgactaaagaagctgttgattctgacacaaattctccttgtcagaaccttgggaaatgtatagagaacagaatggagaatatgccttctgatgttagggtatgaAGGGTTAATTGAGTGCCAGGCTTCtaagcacaaaaacaaaaatgaaacaatgaaacAGGAAATGCTTCAGCatctcactccaaagatctAATTGGTAATAAGAATTATTCTTCTCAGTTTCTGTCATACAATCTTttgatattattgggagaatttagcattggatcaacttaaaGTCCCCTAGATTATATtctactttattctcatcacttttccaCTTGATATTgtgctgatattgtaaggagaagttttgtcttggtcactcatgggagttaagggttaatgtATGAAAGCAATCCAAAGTCGGGCAAGTTTATGAATTTTACAGGCTGCCAGAAAAACCCTCTTCCTAGACAAGCTAAGGTTGTTCATTCTGATGTAACTATTCTCCCCTCTCCCAAGGAGAGAGGGATTAACCTTTGAAACCttaggagtgactagcatctaatttctccctacaatatcacaccCTGgatcacatgttaaggtcatgagagtgaaggaaatgattacccACAAAAGAAGCTTTATTCagtaaacaaaatctccttgtcagcacctcaggaaatgtttagagaacagtatggagaatatgcttactgatgctGGGGTATAAGGGATTAAGAGCCCTTGGGTTAATTACAGAATCAAAGGGTGTAACATGTTTCATTAGTACGTACTCCTCTGTCATTCTTCGGGTTGGTAAACATGAAGTCAAAAGCAGAGTCCATGTTAGCCATTTTCATTGCTGCCCTGTTAATAAGGAAAATAACACATCATTGACAGAAGTTCTGAAAATGACAGGCTTCATCTACCATTGACGCCAAAAGTGATCAGCACATACACTCTCATTATATTTTAGTACCTTATTGACAAAGAAGGTCACGAGAATTGCCAAAATAATCATGAAGAGGATGCTCTGATGTGACgcttaattctctgaactataCAACCAGGAAATGCAGTCATCACTAAGTAAGAGAATTAGCTTTCACATTTAGGGAATCCAggaatcaatgtcagtatccaAGCAACTGTACACCAACCCCTACAAGTTAGGCTTTGTGTTAGGTTAAGGGAGGGGTGAGTGCccagttgcttagatactgacattaatCCCACTGACCTATGACATTAAGAGCAGTCACAGTCTTCTTTGTGTTACCTATTTTGAAAGACAGCCCCTCTGATAAACTCATATGGATTGGCTCGTGTTCTTGCTTTGAGGAACTCATCTCCACTAAGAGCATCGAAAACAGTCTGTAAACAGGATTTAATGACATTATAAATGGTAAATTGTTAAACCATTGGGTAACATGTGAAAGTGTAGTTTCATTGTCCAGGACAGTGCAGTCCTGAGATGTTATCAGTAGTTGTAACTGACATTTCAACAACCTGGGTGGAAATCATCATCAGAgttctgatgatgactttcacTCAGATTGTTGAAAAGTCagtcacttgactctgatgataaaATCCACTCAGGTTGTTGAAAGGTCAAAAGGTCAGTTACTTGACTCTGAtaatgacttctgctcaggtaATGTCCAAAGGTCAgccacttgactctgatgatgacttccagaAAGCACCATTTCCGTTACTGCCTCTCAATTTCAAATCTGAACAGAAGTCAAAATCAAGAGAGAACtaaacaaaagatttttcttaaatataCTGGAAAACATCTAGGAAACTCTACCTTGCTCTTGAGAACCTCTGATAGAACCTCCTCACTGCAGAATTCTGTTTCATCatcaataaacaattttttctagAAATTGGGTAAAACGCATTTAATGTTCAATTGTATACTCAGTAAACAactaataattttaaataatttaacataCTGTTCTTCACTACTGACTTGTTGTAATCTGAAATGTTAAGTATCTTCAGTGTATAACTATTTCTTGGGTAGCTGGAAAAATAtgcaatttgttttcttgtaatggtttaattcaaaattttttgggTAAGTAATTATGATTATTTAGAAGAAAAGGAGTATTCCATTTAAATCATTTCAATTAAATAGAAATTACCTTTTACCTGTAACTAGCATTCAAAGCCATCTCTAAAGAAACCCCTGCTACAAAAATCAGTCTCCGAGCATTTTATCTAATTTTGCTGTAATGAGAAGGCATTGCCCAACTTTATAATTTTACCTTACTAACTCCAACCCAGTCCTCCATCTCTTCTCTTGTTGGTGGAGGTCTGGGACACGATGGAATGCATGTCCTGTGCTCTACTATGACTACCTAGCagaaaaacattaataaaaaaataacaattgataattataataaaatcataagaataataacaacaaaacaaaaaatccaaGATAAGATAACAATACAATATGATTCATGTGACAAGTGTGGATTATACACTGTGGTGCTTAAAGCAAATAAGATGTGTTAATTGAgagttaaaattaaaacaagaattcttacttcctcttcctcttcccaTGAAAAATCTTTGTCATCAAAGCCTTCAACCCTGAAACCCAGACCGCGCCTTCCACGCTGTTGAGAAGTCTCAATAATGTCAGATCTTCCTTGTCCATATCTGCCAAGACCTCCTTCCTCTTTAAAGCCCATTCTTTGCTACGAAAGTAAATAGTGGCAAAGAAAATCATTGTCAAGGTTAGTTAGCAATATATACCTGTTTCAGTTCCGATTGtcagtaagaaaaatattaccaTGTAAATTTGCTGTAACATTTGCCTATTTTCTTACGAGAGTgcagagtgttttttttttaaaaaaatcttttggtTTTACTTGTGCAAGAATTTCCCAACCTTCTAGTCCACTCATCATGTATCACTAAAAACAGAACAAGAGTCAGTACCATTATAACACATTTGAATCAGTTCATACCATTTGTTTTTTAGCAAACGTACTGTATCCAGATCCTGGTTGAGGGTTACTGTTCATCTCATCTTTAATAGGATCTCTTTCCTTACTATCCTCTAAAAGCTCAGACTTTCCCTGTTCTGACTTTCCAAGACCAAATTCCCGTTTATAGCCCATTCtcgcctgaaaaaaattagcaaattGTTTACTTAAGTGAGTAAAAtgttttgagtaaaaagtttattaatttcAGCAAATAATGTTTTgcttgaccctttacaccctaagatcagtatgcatattctccatactgttctctatacatttcctaaggtgttgacaaggagaatttgtttgccaataaAAAGGATCCTTCCTtagtgaccatttcctttattctcctgaccttaatgtgtgattcaggagtgatattgtagggagaaattagatgctagtcactctgcgggttaaaaggttaacccttcaact
The sequence above is a segment of the Pocillopora verrucosa isolate sample1 chromosome 13, ASM3666991v2, whole genome shotgun sequence genome. Coding sequences within it:
- the LOC131789512 gene encoding cap-specific mRNA (nucleoside-2'-O-)-methyltransferase 1 gives rise to the protein MSKRKNEDSGLGGIKHFKKEKNLSSSDSDEDVSSPSYANFLQYDQKPVFSDVVKKQMARMGYKREFGLGKSEQGKSELLEDSKERDPIKDEMNSNPQPGSGYSTFAKKQMQRMGFKEEGGLGRYGQGRSDIIETSQQRGRRGLGFRVEGFDDKDFSWEEEEEVVIVEHRTCIPSCPRPPPTREEMEDWVGVSKKKLFIDDETEFCSEEVLSEVLKSKTVFDALSGDEFLKARTRANPYEFIRGAVFQNRAAMKMANMDSAFDFMFTNPKNDRGRDVVGPNDLLYFADICAGPGGFSEYVLWRKGWQAKGFGFTLRGDNDFKLEEFLAGTPETFEPHYGANDDGDIFNEDNLIEFRRFVMESTDNKGVHFVMADGGFSVEGQENIQEILSKQLYLCQFLCAISILRQGGHFVCKLFDVFTTFSVGLVYLMYRAFDEVYVFKPVTSRPANSERYLVCKGLRGNIEAVHEHMFNVNVRINKLKAGAVEDVNEIVPLHILKEDEEFLSYMIESNERIGRQQFNALKKLRGYVQDTTLMGPYDQGDVKKKCLKQWKVPEQARAAQRMPDPDLKFDELWKGNDDDHCFDSEATVLTSRNIQNLKCLYNYKCFVSGGGRFFLMGLGRGNIYKWNGKPNFGSSTRWHKLENFQLELPRDTLIEVEIVQELRGEGKGQRRSAAVHIVDAVILGGKDVRSKHYHERMAMAGLLIKAVTKPTCPAMVPLRLKQVFRVDNSSLKEIFSKIEMKIVKGMGREPRECFLLEDGRHLVPKGIFFIKRIQEPWTYAHSRSAKQLYFYNKDTHESTYEIPRDSVASFKSSLGTRYYWPWEDVDLSHDEGPRMERNNLIEFFTAAQNEFIHGPPRK